Proteins encoded by one window of Thunnus thynnus chromosome 3, fThuThy2.1, whole genome shotgun sequence:
- the LOC137179533 gene encoding neuronal pentraxin-1-like gives MTGTMDASPWKLFLLSCLVVVESSAQDFGQTQFICTSVPKGMDLCTATMQNSGPAEDLKTTVMQLRETVLQQKETIMNQKETIRELTSKLSRCESQSFPAPAGPGGRRPGSKNTMGDVSRGTTDTLAQLGQTLQTLKQRLENLEQYSRGNNTVQANSLKDLLQNKIDDMEKQVLSRVNTLEETKPGTRNDTEQRNRVESTLTSLHHRITDLEKGKDNRPTDKFQLTFPLRTNYMYAKAKRSLPEMYSFSVCLWIKSNASPGVGTPFSYAVPGQANELVLIEWGNNPMEILINDKVAKLPFLINDGKWHHLCITWTTRDGMWEAFQDGVMRGSGENLAPYHPIKPEGVLVLGQEQDTLGGGFDATQAFVGELANLNIWNRKLSIAEIYNLATCNSKASAGNVFSWTESNIEIFGGATKWTFEPCRSLN, from the exons atGACTGGAACCATGGACGCATCCCCCTGGAAACTTTTTCTACTTTCTTGCCTGGTTGTTGTGGAGAGCTCCGCGCAAGACTTCGGACAAACGCAGTTTATTTGCACGTCGGTGCCCAAGGGAATGGACTTGTGCACGGCTACGATGCAGAACAGCGGGCCGGCGGAGGACCTGAAGACCACGGTCATGCAGCTGCGGGAGACCGTGCTGCAGCAAAAGGAGACCATTATGAACCAAAAGGAGACAATCAGGGAACTAACGTCCAAGTTGAGTCGCTGCGAGAGCCAGAGCTTCCCTGCGCCGGCGGGACCCGGCGGGAGGCGGCCGGGGTCGAAGAACACGATGGGAGATGTATCACGGGGCACCACGGACACTCTGGCCCAGCTGGGACAGACTTTACAGACCCTCAAACAGAGACTGGAGAACCTAGAG CAATATAGCCGAGGGAATAACACCGTGCAAGCGAACAGCCTGAAAGATCTGCTGCAAAACAAGATAGATGATATGGAGAAACAGGTTCTGTCCCGGGTCAACACGTTAGAGGAAACCAAACCGGGCACCAGGAATGACACCGAGCAGCGGAACAGAGTGGAGTCCACGCTCACCTCTCTGCACCACCGCATCACAGACCTGGAGAAAG GCAAAGACAACAGGCCAACAGATAAGTTCCAGCTGACCTTCCCCCTGAGAACCAACTATATGTATGCCAAAGCCAAGAGGAGCCTTCCTGAGATGTACTCCTTCAGCGTGTGTCTGTGGATCAAGTCCAACGCCTCACCCGGGGTGGGGACACCCTTCTCCTATGCTGTCCCGGGTCAGGCCAATGAGCTGGTGCTGATCGAGTGGGGGAACAACCCTATGGAGATTCTCATCAATGACAAG GTTGCAAAGCTGCCGTTCCTCATCAATGATGGAAAATGGCATCACCTCTGCATCACATGGACCACCCGTGACGGGATGTGGGAGGCCTTCCAGGATGGAGTGATGCGGGGCAGTGGTGAAAATCTGGCGCCGTATCACCCCATCAAACCAGAGGGAGTGCTGGTCCTGGGACAAGAGCAG GACACGTTGGGAGGAGGCTTTGATGCAACACAAGCCTTCGTTGGCGAGTTAGCAAACTTAAATATCTGGAATAGGAAACTTTCTATTGCCGAGATCTACAACTTGGCAACCTGCAACAGTAAAGCATCAGCCGGCAACGTCTTCTCCTGGACGGAGAGCAACATCGAAATATTTGGCGGAGCGACCAAATGGACCTTCGAGCCTTGCCGTTCGCTCAATTGA